One Arcobacter sp. F155 DNA window includes the following coding sequences:
- a CDS encoding glycosyltransferase — translation MKQKTAVICLSRVNGGMELASVKLARLLSSEVEVEFIARDNSYILNKEEHFKGFNIKVHEVTFSSNFSFKLIKSVREILINSQIKNVIFLGASEMKSLYFAALGLDINFIIRQGSKKTTSKKDIFHKLFYSKVNYFVGNCEYMKQNIIDILPIAKNAQVKRIYSSLRLEKNISFKEFNNKIDLVHVGRVHPGKGQFEAIKACDILFKNGFDFNLKLLGDIQDKNYFEKINNYLETLEYKSKIEFVGYTSEVKKYLQESDVFIFPSLGEGMSNAIIESLGFGLIPIIYNDTSSPEFKDLGFHIHLTSNNSVEELESIVLNVAKNLKEEKIKAMQNHPKALEVFALQREQREYLELLI, via the coding sequence ATGAAACAAAAAACTGCAGTTATATGTCTATCAAGAGTAAATGGAGGAATGGAATTAGCCTCTGTTAAATTAGCAAGATTATTAAGTAGTGAAGTTGAAGTTGAGTTTATAGCGAGGGATAATAGTTATATTCTAAATAAAGAAGAACACTTTAAAGGCTTTAATATAAAAGTACATGAAGTAACATTTTCTAGTAATTTTAGTTTTAAATTAATAAAAAGTGTTAGAGAGATATTAATCAATAGCCAAATTAAAAATGTTATCTTCTTAGGTGCTTCAGAGATGAAATCTCTTTATTTTGCAGCCCTTGGCTTAGATATAAATTTTATTATTAGACAAGGTTCTAAAAAAACTACTTCAAAAAAAGATATTTTTCATAAACTATTTTATAGTAAGGTTAACTATTTTGTTGGAAATTGCGAGTATATGAAGCAAAATATAATTGATATTTTACCAATTGCTAAAAATGCACAAGTAAAGAGAATTTACTCTTCTTTAAGACTTGAAAAAAATATATCATTTAAAGAATTTAATAATAAAATTGACTTAGTTCACGTGGGAAGGGTTCATCCAGGAAAAGGTCAATTTGAAGCTATAAAAGCTTGTGATATTTTATTTAAAAATGGTTTTGATTTTAACTTAAAACTCTTAGGAGATATCCAAGATAAAAACTATTTTGAAAAGATAAATAACTATCTTGAAACTCTTGAATATAAATCAAAAATAGAGTTTGTAGGATATACAAGTGAAGTAAAAAAATATCTTCAAGAAAGTGATGTTTTTATCTTCCCAAGTTTAGGAGAAGGTATGAGTAACGCTATTATTGAATCACTTGGATTTGGACTTATTCCAATTATCTACAATGATACCTCTTCTCCTGAATTTAAAGATTTAGGTTTTCATATTCATTTAACTTCAAATAACAGTGTTGAAGAACTTGAAAGTATTGTATTAAATGTAGCTAAGAATTTAAAAGAAGAAAAAATAAAAGCAATGCAAAATCATCCAAAAGCTTTAGAGGTTTTTGCATTACAAAGAGAACAAAGGGAGTATTTAGAGCTTCTTATTTAA
- a CDS encoding YrbL family protein yields the protein MIDLNSIEPIGKGTNRSCFVHPMDLNKCIKITHSNDYSETIKEIKYYKFLQKREISWDFLAKYYGSIDTSLGKGEVFDLVRDYDGNVSKTLSFYLQKDEKTKTLITPIKLLEDLKQYTLKENIVVKDLNTKNMLYQKINENEARLILIDGVVNNDFLPFSKYIPLFTQKKIKRLWKRFEESLPHKYSFNKYFLSLLNKKL from the coding sequence ATGATTGATTTAAACAGTATTGAACCAATTGGAAAAGGAACAAATCGAAGTTGTTTTGTTCACCCAATGGATTTAAATAAATGTATAAAAATAACTCATTCAAATGATTATTCTGAGACTATAAAAGAGATTAAATATTATAAATTCTTACAAAAAAGAGAAATCTCTTGGGATTTTTTAGCAAAATATTATGGTAGCATAGATACCTCTCTTGGAAAGGGTGAAGTCTTTGATTTAGTTAGAGATTATGATGGAAATGTTTCTAAAACTTTATCTTTTTATTTACAAAAAGATGAAAAAACAAAAACTTTAATAACTCCAATAAAACTTCTTGAAGATTTAAAACAATATACCCTAAAAGAGAATATCGTAGTAAAAGATTTAAATACAAAAAATATGCTTTATCAAAAAATAAATGAAAATGAAGCTAGACTTATTTTAATTGATGGGGTAGTAAATAATGACTTTTTACCTTTTTCAAAATATATCCCTTTATTTACTCAAAAAAAGATAAAAAGATTGTGGAAAAGATTTGAAGAGTCTTTGCCTCATAAATACTCTTTTAATAAATATTTTTTAAGTTTATTAAATAAGAAGCTCTAA
- a CDS encoding glycosyltransferase family 4 protein: protein MKIVYISRSIIPSRTANSIHVMKMCNAFASLGHEVTLLAPWTKKLEEKNIEDLFEYYGVEKNFELKKLFSPNIKYLKKRIYSYKCLKEVQKINPDIVYGRDDMFAFYLTQKSGYFSLFEKHEPYDGKDFNDFFFDKFIKNNQNKAKLVVNSNELKKMYNKSCNISLDSVLAASNGTNIIPDDKIPSSITLDKNRVQIGYVGSLFKGRGIDIIIELAKKIPDATFHIIGGKDKDIEFWKSKENLENLIFHGFVEPKETYKYRNMCDILLAPYQSDNEGNRSSKYMSPIKLFEYMSSKKAIICSNFKVVYEALNDECALLVNSSDINAWENAVNELVEDKEKREKLANNAYEKFLNYHTWSARAQKILDYIQSSK from the coding sequence ATGAAAATAGTATATATCTCAAGATCAATAATCCCTTCAAGAACAGCAAATAGTATTCATGTAATGAAGATGTGTAATGCCTTTGCATCTTTAGGACATGAGGTTACTCTTTTAGCTCCTTGGACAAAAAAACTTGAAGAAAAAAATATAGAGGATTTATTTGAATATTATGGAGTTGAAAAAAACTTTGAGTTAAAAAAGCTTTTTTCTCCTAATATTAAATATCTTAAAAAAAGAATTTATTCATATAAATGTTTAAAAGAGGTTCAAAAAATTAATCCTGATATTGTTTATGGAAGAGATGATATGTTTGCTTTTTATTTAACTCAAAAAAGTGGATATTTTTCTCTTTTTGAAAAACATGAACCTTATGATGGAAAAGATTTTAATGACTTTTTCTTTGATAAGTTTATTAAAAATAATCAAAACAAAGCAAAGCTAGTTGTGAACTCTAATGAACTTAAAAAGATGTACAATAAAAGTTGTAATATTAGTTTAGATTCAGTTTTAGCAGCAAGTAATGGTACAAATATTATTCCTGATGATAAAATACCTTCAAGTATAACTTTAGATAAAAATAGAGTTCAAATTGGATATGTAGGAAGCCTTTTTAAAGGAAGAGGAATTGATATTATTATTGAGTTAGCAAAAAAGATTCCAGATGCAACTTTTCATATTATTGGTGGAAAAGATAAAGATATTGAATTTTGGAAATCAAAAGAAAATTTAGAGAATCTTATTTTCCATGGTTTTGTAGAACCTAAAGAGACTTATAAATATAGAAATATGTGTGATATTCTTTTAGCTCCTTATCAAAGTGATAATGAAGGAAATAGGTCAAGTAAATATATGTCTCCTATTAAACTTTTTGAATATATGTCTTCAAAAAAAGCAATTATTTGTTCAAATTTTAAAGTTGTATATGAAGCTTTAAATGATGAATGTGCTTTATTAGTTAATAGTTCAGATATAAATGCTTGGGAAAATGCAGTTAATGAATTGGTTGAAGATAAAGAAAAAAGAGAAAAACTAGCAAATAATGCCTATGAAAAGTTTTTAAATTATCATACTTGGAGTGCAAGAGCACAAAAGATTTTAGATTATATTCAAAGTTCTAAATGA